GGACAACCAAAGGGGGAGTCAGTTTCACAAATTGAAGAAACCCCAGCACCTGTGTCGGTATTGGATCCAGCTCAGGATGGAAAAACACGGGCAGATGAGTCGACCCAAGAAGAGGCAGTTCCGGCAGCTGATGTGACATCGCAAAAACCTGAAGATGTCGCAAAGCCTGTGGAGGATGCACAAGCAGAGACAACAACCCCTGGAAATCAGGATCCTGCATCTGCAACTGACCAGCCGCAAATGGATGAAGCAACCCAAGATGCGAAGAACCAGGACCCCGTGAAGGCTCAAGAAAAAGTGATCTCCACTGCCCAAATTTCTGAGGTTGACACCGGCTTATCGACACCTCTCCCAGTGGAAGAGACATTGGAGGATACGCGCAAACGGAAACGCCGTAGCCAGAGTCCGGCTCCTACTCTAGAAGAGATTGCGAACAGGAAGGCTCGCGCGAAGGAAACAACCCCACGTGTGTTACTGAAAGACGATGAAGTGCCAATTTCTCGTCCTGAGGAGCTCAGTGTTGTAAATTCCAAAGACCAAAAAGCAGCGAAGGACCATACAGAGAAGCAATCTATTGAGATACAAACAGACTCGCACAAAACCCCTACTAAGCAAGACGCCCGATTCCGCAACTTATTTCCACCTGCCGGTGCATCCTCCCAACCCGCTTCTCCTCCAAGAGATGTCACAATGCAAGATGCGGACGTCACCCCCGCGTTGCACTCTGCAACCTCTGCCCTCTACATCGACGGCCTCATGCGCCCACTTCAGCCGACTGCACTTCGCAAACACCTAGCCAGCCTCGCATCCACGACCGAAACTCCAGATCCTGATGCCATCATTGACTTCTATCTTGATGCGATCAAAACTCACTGCTTTGTGAGATTTGCCAGTCCCGCAGCCGCCTCGCGGGTCCGTTCTGCCGTCCACGGGACTGTGTGGCCTAACGAGCGCAACCGCAAGAATCTCCGAGCAGATTTTATCCCCGACGAAAAAATCAAAGATTGGATTGAGATCGAAGAGAAATCCCGAGACCGAGCTGGCGCTGCTGCCCGTTGGGAAGTGAGATATGAGACATCTGATGACGGCATCACTGCCACCCTTGCCGAGGTGGGCTCCCCTCCCTCTGGACCCTCTGGACGACGTGAATCGGGTTTCAATCGTACTCCGCCCTTGGGCCCACGCCGCGATATTGAGCAGTTTGGCCGTCGCCCTTCCAACGCGCCTCTTGCAGTTCCCGCACCCCCGTCGCGACCTGGGCAGGGGTTTAAGCCACTGGATGAATTGTTCGAATCTACTACTACAAAGCCCAAGCTGTACTACCTTCCCGTTCCACGTCACATTGCTGACAAACGTCTGGACCAATTCGATGAGCTGATTCAGAAGGGCACATTCCCACGCCATGGTGGCGATGAAATGCGGCGAATTACTTTCAAAGATGGTGATAAGTTCATAGACATTGGCCCGGAACGATTTAGCCCTGGACCTCGATCTGGTTCCGGACGTGGACGGGGACGTGGTGGACGGCGTGGGGACTTATGGCGCACTTGAAACAGTCGGCTAAACGCATCTTCCGGTTGGGCGATTGTAATTGGTCATGTACAATAAACTTTTAGCTGCAAAAATGCTATAGGAAGAATCGACATGAAACCAGATGACAGAATAAGATGAAAGAAAACCAGGAAGGATGAAGAGAGATAGAATCAATATTATCAATGTAATCAAAGCGCCAATATCACCAGCCTCATTCGCCGGATACATGGATGTCGGTCCAAAGGGGCCGTCCAGGAGCCAAGCAAATAAAAATAGATCAAAGACTAAGCCTTTTCAGCTTCCGACGATCCCTAAGAAACTTGGCACATTTTCCAGAGTTGACAGGTTGTGCAAAATCAGCCAAGAGAACGCCATCTTCGTCTCTTGCCTATGGGGATAGTTGCTTCTTCAACATTTCCTTGGTTTTCGGTGGCGTCTTCCCCTGTCGATCCGGATAAGAGATAAAGGGCCAAAAAGTGTTTCCACTCCGTCAACAGTACCTCTTTCGCCATTTTCACCCAACCAGCCATCATGGGCTGGCCCGTGTGCAATACCACAGAGACCGAAACAAGTGTGTTGCCCTTCCGCCTTGAATGGCTTCGCAGTGACTGATCAGAAGTAGTCAAGGAGGTCGCACTCTGGGATGGC
Above is a window of Penicillium digitatum chromosome 2, complete sequence DNA encoding:
- a CDS encoding DNA-binding SAP → MSDYSSLKVADLKAECKKRGIPQTGLRLKQHFIDKLIELDSQNNQATNEVATSAEEATGSQSSAPDAVSQEKSQLEQPENELLGQPKGESVSQIEETPAPVSVLDPAQDGKTRADESTQEEAVPAADVTSQKPEDVAKPVEDAQAETTTPGNQDPASATDQPQMDEATQDAKNQDPVKAQEKVISTAQISEVDTGLSTPLPVEETLEDTRKRKRRSQSPAPTLEEIANRKARAKETTPRVLLKDDEVPISRPEELSVVNSKDQKAAKDHTEKQSIEIQTDSHKTPTKQDARFRNLFPPAGASSQPASPPRDVTMQDADVTPALHSATSALYIDGLMRPLQPTALRKHLASLASTTETPDPDAIIDFYLDAIKTHCFVRFASPAAASRVRSAVHGTVWPNERNRKNLRADFIPDEKIKDWIEIEEKSRDRAGAAARWEVRYETSDDGITATLAEVGSPPSGPSGRRESGFNRTPPLGPRRDIEQFGRRPSNAPLAVPAPPSRPGQGFKPLDELFESTTTKPKLYYLPVPRHIADKRLDQFDELIQKGTFPRHGGDEMRRITFKDGDKFIDIGPERFSPGPRSGSGRGRGRGGRRGDLWRT